A section of the Prochlorococcus marinus XMU1402 genome encodes:
- a CDS encoding esterase/lipase family protein, translated as MEKRNPIILIHGLWNTSSIFSSIIKKLDDIGIEYFAPTLKHSYGMTSILDLTNKLNELILEKYGLEKEIDILGFSMGGIIGRYWLQKFNGYKRTRRLITIGSPHKGTLMAQLIPKYPFKGISEMKINSKFLRELADNDFFLDEIECINFFTYWDLMVFPGWWTNLNFGKKISVKVYKHRNLVRNKSVVDKIIDEIIM; from the coding sequence TTGGAAAAAAGAAATCCTATTATATTGATTCATGGTCTTTGGAATACTTCAAGTATTTTTTCTTCTATTATCAAAAAACTTGATGATATTGGCATTGAATATTTCGCCCCAACTCTTAAGCATTCATATGGAATGACTTCAATTCTGGATTTGACTAATAAATTAAACGAATTAATTTTAGAGAAATATGGTTTAGAAAAAGAAATAGATATTTTGGGATTTTCTATGGGAGGAATAATTGGTAGGTACTGGCTTCAAAAATTTAATGGATATAAGAGAACAAGAAGATTAATTACTATAGGTTCTCCTCACAAAGGAACTTTGATGGCTCAATTAATACCTAAATACCCTTTTAAAGGAATATCAGAAATGAAAATTAATAGTAAATTTTTGAGAGAACTTGCAGATAATGATTTTTTTCTTGATGAAATCGAGTGTATAAATTTTTTTACTTATTGGGATCTAATGGTTTTCCCAGGATGGTGGACAAACTTAAATTTTGGAAAAAAAATATCAGTAAAAGTATATAAACATAGAAATCTTGTAAGAAATAAATCTGTGGTTGATAAAATAATCGATGAAATAATTATGTAG
- a CDS encoding glucokinase: MNFLACDLGGTKVLLGIFERVINDDSPKLLFKKKYTSSDWDSFEIILEDFLKNECKNITHPSSACFAVAGPLSNNNAKIMNLSWNISGNKLKNKFKFEQCELINDFAVQIYGIPYLKKNQYFTIQNGGHSESANNDLHAIVGAGTGLGIARGIISGKKVKVLASEGGHAEYSPKSKLEWELKIWLKNYLKIERISCERIVSGSGLSRIAEWRLSKPDAKNHPLQKFFKEIKISDSLRKELPEKICNLSNQGDQLMNEVERIWLDAYASLLGDIALQELCFGGLWISGGTAPKHFKNFKSDLFMKQFFDKGRLKDILKTIPLNVILDEEFGLFSAACRAKML; this comes from the coding sequence ATGAATTTTCTAGCTTGTGATTTAGGAGGTACCAAGGTTCTATTAGGAATATTCGAAAGAGTAATAAATGATGATTCGCCTAAATTGTTATTCAAAAAAAAATATACATCTTCTGATTGGGATTCTTTTGAAATAATCCTAGAAGATTTTCTCAAAAATGAATGCAAAAATATTACTCATCCTTCTTCCGCATGTTTTGCTGTAGCTGGTCCTTTATCTAACAACAACGCAAAAATCATGAACTTGTCATGGAATATTTCAGGAAATAAATTAAAAAATAAATTTAAATTTGAACAATGCGAGCTAATAAATGATTTTGCAGTGCAAATTTATGGAATACCTTATTTAAAAAAAAATCAATATTTTACTATCCAAAATGGGGGGCACTCTGAAAGTGCTAATAATGATTTACATGCCATTGTTGGAGCGGGAACTGGTTTGGGCATTGCCAGAGGCATAATATCGGGGAAAAAGGTAAAAGTTTTAGCTAGTGAAGGAGGTCATGCTGAGTACTCGCCAAAGTCTAAATTAGAATGGGAATTAAAAATTTGGCTTAAGAATTATCTTAAAATTGAGAGGATATCTTGTGAAAGAATCGTTAGCGGCTCTGGTTTATCAAGAATTGCTGAATGGAGACTTAGCAAACCTGATGCCAAAAACCATCCTCTACAAAAATTTTTTAAAGAAATTAAAATTTCTGATAGTTTGAGAAAAGAGCTGCCCGAAAAAATTTGCAATCTTTCAAATCAAGGAGATCAGCTAATGAATGAAGTTGAGAGGATATGGTTAGATGCTTACGCCTCTTTATTGGGGGATATCGCTCTTCAAGAATTATGTTTTGGTGGGTTATGGATTTCTGGAGGGACCGCACCCAAACATTTCAAAAACTTTAAATCAGATTTATTTATGAAACAATTTTTCGACAAGGGAAGATTAAAAGATATTCTTAAAACAATACCCCTAAATGTGATTTTAGATGAAGAGTTTGGCCTTTTTAGTGCAGCCTGCAGAGCAAAAATGCTTTAA
- the folB gene encoding dihydroneopterin aldolase, with protein sequence METFLHIENIKLWARVGVLEEERRLGQLFSLDILLWTDFEKCTSNDDVTKTVDYSKLVEILKSQSKKIYCFTIEKYSNEILEIIDEEFKLSKIKIILTKCNPPITGFDGKVSIVRILEKK encoded by the coding sequence ATGGAAACATTTTTACACATAGAGAATATCAAACTTTGGGCTAGAGTTGGTGTTCTTGAAGAAGAAAGAAGATTAGGACAACTTTTTAGTTTGGATATATTGTTATGGACTGATTTTGAAAAATGTACTTCAAATGATGATGTTACAAAAACAGTTGACTATTCAAAATTAGTTGAAATTTTAAAAAGTCAATCAAAGAAAATATATTGTTTCACAATCGAAAAATACTCAAATGAAATTTTAGAAATTATTGATGAGGAATTTAAGTTGTCCAAAATCAAAATCATTTTGACAAAATGTAATCCTCCAATTACTGGTTTTGATGGGAAGGTTTCAATCGTAAGAATTCTTGAAAAAAAGTAA
- a CDS encoding NAD(P)H-quinone oxidoreductase subunit 4: protein MNLESFPWLSSIVLLPLIGALIMPFLNSKEGEENTLPRNISLSFLFIDFLLIIGVLFQKFNTSDSSLQLVERASWLPSIGLEWSLGVDGLSAPLVALSGLITFLSAAASWKIKKKSNLYFALLLIQASAQALVFLSQDFLLFFLAWELELVPVYLLIAIWGGKKKLYAATKFILYTALASLLILISGLALALSGDTFTLNITDLTNKHVTGSLALLSYLGFLIGFGVKLPIFPLHTWLPDAHGEANAPVSMLLAGILLKMGGYALLRFNVQILPEVHLQIAPALIILGIINIIYGALNAFAQDNVKRRIACSSVSHMGFVLLGIGAVDALGISGAMLQMISHGLIAAAMFFVTGSFYERTNTLSIPNMGGLAKVLPITFAFFLASSLASLALPGMSGFISEITVFLGITSQEGFSSIFRSITILIAAIGLVLTPIYLLSMCRRVFFGPRIPALATVKEMNGRELTIGFSLLLPTLVIGFWPKIAINLYESSTNALSQQLTLAKLVSMIPLLVN from the coding sequence ATGAATTTAGAATCTTTTCCTTGGCTATCATCTATTGTTTTATTGCCTTTAATTGGGGCATTAATAATGCCTTTCTTGAATTCAAAAGAAGGAGAAGAAAATACACTCCCTAGAAATATCTCATTAAGTTTTTTATTCATAGATTTTTTACTAATAATCGGGGTCCTTTTTCAAAAATTCAATACTTCAGATAGCTCTTTGCAACTGGTAGAAAGAGCTTCCTGGTTACCCTCAATAGGCTTAGAATGGTCTCTTGGCGTAGATGGATTATCTGCTCCCTTAGTAGCTTTAAGTGGGTTAATCACTTTTTTATCAGCTGCCGCAAGTTGGAAAATTAAGAAGAAATCTAATCTATATTTTGCTCTCTTATTAATCCAAGCATCAGCACAAGCATTAGTTTTCCTTTCTCAAGATTTTCTATTATTTTTCTTGGCATGGGAACTTGAATTGGTTCCGGTATATCTTCTTATTGCAATTTGGGGAGGGAAAAAGAAATTATATGCTGCTACAAAATTTATTCTTTATACAGCTTTAGCCTCTTTATTAATACTCATAAGTGGATTAGCTCTTGCTTTGAGTGGTGATACTTTCACTTTAAATATTACCGATTTAACCAATAAACATGTAACAGGAAGCCTTGCGTTATTGTCTTATTTAGGATTTTTAATTGGTTTTGGAGTAAAACTTCCTATCTTTCCATTACATACTTGGTTACCCGATGCACATGGAGAGGCTAATGCACCAGTATCTATGTTACTCGCTGGAATACTTTTAAAAATGGGAGGCTACGCTCTCCTAAGATTCAATGTTCAAATATTACCTGAAGTACATCTTCAAATTGCACCTGCATTAATTATTCTAGGAATCATTAATATAATTTACGGAGCACTAAATGCATTTGCACAAGATAATGTCAAAAGGAGAATTGCATGTAGTTCAGTCAGTCATATGGGTTTTGTTTTATTAGGGATTGGAGCAGTAGATGCTCTTGGGATAAGCGGAGCAATGCTACAAATGATCAGCCACGGACTTATCGCTGCAGCTATGTTTTTTGTTACGGGCTCATTTTATGAAAGAACAAATACCCTTTCGATACCCAATATGGGCGGTTTAGCTAAGGTCTTGCCAATAACTTTTGCTTTTTTCTTAGCAAGCTCTTTAGCCTCTCTAGCACTACCTGGGATGAGCGGTTTTATCAGTGAAATAACTGTATTTTTAGGAATCACTAGTCAAGAAGGCTTCAGCTCTATCTTTAGATCGATAACGATTCTTATTGCAGCTATTGGTTTAGTTCTAACCCCAATATATCTATTATCAATGTGTAGAAGAGTATTCTTTGGCCCTAGAATTCCGGCACTAGCAACAGTTAAAGAGATGAATGGCAGGGAATTGACGATTGGTTTCAGTTTATTGTTGCCTACTTTGGTAATAGGTTTTTGGCCGAAAATAGCCATAAATTTATACGAATCTTCAACCAATGCTCTCAGTCAGCAACTAACTTTAGCTAAATTAGTAAGTATGATTCCACTTTTAGTTAATTAA
- the thrB gene encoding homoserine kinase — protein MYIPEVGKKIIVRVPSTTANLGPGFDCLGAALDLYNEFIFSRIEGGGDRFDLIMESTDGNHLRGGPENLVFRAAQKVWESSNMDPFALEARVKLAVPPARGLGSSATAIVAGLIGANAIMNSPLSKEKLLELAIDIEGHPDNVVPSLLGGLCLTARSASQRWRIIRCDWHDSIKAVVAIPAMRLSTSEARKVMPRNVPISDAVTNMGALTLLLNGLKAGNGELIKEGMFDKLHEPYRWKLIKGGLEVKDAALNAGALGCAISGAGPSILALCKKENGKNVSQAMVKAWEKSGVASRAPFLNVQTAGSQFSTISGK, from the coding sequence ATGTATATCCCTGAAGTTGGTAAAAAAATAATAGTAAGAGTACCTTCCACAACAGCTAATTTGGGGCCAGGTTTTGACTGCCTTGGTGCAGCATTAGATTTATATAATGAATTTATTTTTTCAAGAATTGAAGGTGGTGGAGATAGATTTGATTTAATAATGGAAAGTACAGATGGTAATCATTTAAGGGGAGGACCTGAAAACTTAGTATTTAGGGCAGCTCAAAAGGTATGGGAAAGTTCAAATATGGATCCTTTTGCACTAGAAGCAAGAGTTAAGTTAGCAGTTCCGCCTGCACGCGGACTTGGAAGCAGTGCTACAGCAATAGTTGCTGGACTAATAGGAGCAAATGCAATAATGAACTCTCCATTGTCCAAAGAAAAACTCCTTGAACTTGCCATTGATATAGAAGGTCATCCTGATAATGTAGTCCCCTCTCTCTTGGGGGGGCTTTGTTTGACAGCAAGGTCTGCCTCTCAGAGGTGGAGAATCATTAGATGTGATTGGCACGATTCAATTAAAGCTGTTGTAGCTATACCTGCTATGCGTCTAAGCACAAGTGAAGCAAGAAAGGTTATGCCTAGGAATGTACCTATATCTGATGCAGTGACAAATATGGGGGCACTTACTTTGTTACTAAATGGACTGAAAGCAGGAAATGGGGAACTTATAAAAGAGGGAATGTTTGATAAGCTACATGAACCCTACAGATGGAAACTTATTAAAGGAGGATTAGAAGTCAAAGATGCCGCACTAAATGCTGGCGCTCTAGGCTGCGCAATTAGTGGGGCTGGACCAAGTATCTTAGCTTTATGTAAAAAAGAAAATGGTAAAAATGTTAGTCAAGCGATGGTAAAAGCATGGGAAAAGTCAGGTGTAGCTAGCAGAGCACCATTCTTAAACGTTCAAACAGCAGGAAGCCAATTTAGTACTATCTCTGGTAAGTAG
- the thrS gene encoding threonine--tRNA ligase: protein MPIITLPDGSKKVFEKSVTILEIAQSIGAGLAKATIAGKVNDVLLDATIPINKDSKVVIITSKDKEGIEIIRHSFAHLIGHAVKQIYSDIKMAIGPVIEDGFYYDIFSEYRFTPEDLIKIENRINKLIKTNYDVEILQVSKEEAIQTFKERDETFKLRIIEEIPEDGLINLYKHEEYIDMCRGPHVPNTRHLRHFKLLKLSGSYWRGNSENESLQRIYGTAWAKEKELNDYLIRIEEAEKRDHRKLGKKHSLFHIQEESPGMIFWHPNGWTIYQVLEKYIREILKKNDYLEIKTPQAVDKSLWEKSGHWDKFRDDMFTTASENRTYAIKPMNCPCHIQVFNQGLKSYKDLPIRLAEFGSCHRNEPSGALHGLMRVRNFTQDDAHIFCTEEQIQEEVSTFIDLVFEVYKTFGFDEIIIKLSTRPEKRVGTQEIWDKSEEALTKALDNKNLKWELQPGEGAFYGPKIEFSLKDCLNRIWQCGTIQVDFSMPIRLDATYVDIGNEKRNPVMLHRAILGSFERFIGILIEQYEAKFPIWLAPNQIILLSITDRNIDKCLKFNELINNNGYRSKVDVRNEKIGYKIREATLGRVPLIAVIGDKEEEIDSVALRALNGTNLGIFDLPNLYKLMDKLIEKKGRTK from the coding sequence ATGCCAATAATTACCTTGCCTGATGGTTCAAAAAAGGTTTTCGAAAAATCTGTAACTATCCTAGAGATTGCCCAGAGTATAGGAGCTGGATTAGCTAAAGCAACAATTGCTGGGAAAGTAAATGATGTTCTTCTTGATGCAACAATTCCTATAAATAAAGACTCTAAAGTTGTAATCATCACATCAAAAGATAAAGAAGGAATTGAAATAATAAGACATTCTTTCGCTCACCTTATTGGTCATGCAGTTAAACAAATTTACTCTGATATTAAAATGGCGATTGGACCTGTAATTGAAGATGGTTTTTATTACGATATTTTTTCTGAATACAGATTTACTCCTGAAGATTTAATAAAAATCGAAAATAGAATTAATAAATTAATAAAAACAAATTATGACGTTGAAATTTTACAAGTTTCTAAAGAGGAGGCAATTCAAACTTTTAAAGAAAGAGATGAGACTTTTAAATTACGAATAATTGAAGAAATTCCTGAAGATGGTCTCATCAATTTATACAAACACGAAGAATATATCGACATGTGTAGAGGGCCCCACGTACCCAATACTAGACATTTGAGACACTTTAAATTACTTAAATTATCAGGTTCATACTGGAGAGGGAATAGTGAGAATGAATCATTACAGAGAATATATGGGACTGCATGGGCAAAAGAAAAAGAGCTCAACGACTACTTAATAAGAATTGAAGAAGCAGAAAAAAGGGATCATAGAAAACTTGGTAAAAAACATTCACTATTTCATATACAAGAAGAGTCTCCAGGAATGATTTTTTGGCATCCAAATGGATGGACAATCTACCAAGTATTGGAAAAGTACATAAGAGAAATACTCAAAAAAAATGATTATTTAGAAATCAAAACACCACAAGCTGTTGATAAATCTCTTTGGGAAAAATCCGGTCATTGGGATAAATTTAGAGACGATATGTTCACTACTGCTTCAGAAAATCGAACTTATGCAATTAAACCAATGAATTGTCCATGCCATATTCAAGTATTTAATCAAGGTTTAAAAAGTTATAAGGATTTACCTATTCGTCTTGCTGAATTTGGTTCTTGTCACAGAAATGAGCCCTCAGGTGCACTACACGGCTTAATGAGAGTAAGAAACTTTACTCAAGATGATGCACACATATTCTGCACAGAAGAGCAAATTCAAGAAGAGGTATCAACTTTTATAGATCTTGTTTTCGAGGTTTATAAAACTTTTGGTTTTGATGAAATTATTATCAAATTATCAACCCGTCCTGAAAAAAGGGTAGGTACTCAAGAGATTTGGGATAAATCAGAGGAGGCTCTTACCAAAGCTCTCGATAATAAGAACCTAAAATGGGAACTCCAGCCAGGAGAGGGGGCTTTTTATGGTCCAAAAATAGAATTCTCCTTAAAAGATTGTCTCAATAGAATCTGGCAATGCGGTACTATTCAGGTTGATTTCTCAATGCCTATTAGATTGGATGCAACTTATGTAGATATTGGTAATGAAAAAAGAAATCCAGTTATGCTTCATAGAGCAATTTTAGGATCCTTTGAAAGATTTATCGGAATCTTAATTGAACAATATGAGGCGAAATTTCCAATTTGGCTTGCGCCTAATCAAATAATTTTATTAAGCATTACTGATAGAAATATTGATAAATGTTTAAAGTTTAATGAATTAATAAATAATAATGGTTACCGATCAAAAGTTGATGTTAGGAATGAAAAAATAGGATATAAAATAAGAGAGGCAACTTTAGGGAGAGTTCCTTTAATTGCAGTTATTGGAGATAAAGAAGAGGAAATTGATTCAGTCGCTTTAAGAGCTTTAAATGGAACAAATTTAGGAATTTTCGATCTGCCTAATCTATACAAATTAATGGATAAATTAATAGAAAAAAAAGGGAGAACAAAATAA
- the trpS gene encoding tryptophan--tRNA ligase: MANKKRILSGVQPTGDLHIGNWLGAINNWVTLQEQYETFLCVVDLHAITALYNPKELSKNTISTAALYVACGIDPNICSIFVQSQISAHSELCWILNCMTPINWMERMIQFKEKSIQQGNNVSIGLFDYPILMAADILLYDADFVPVGEDQKQHLELARDIAQQRINARFSKDKNILKIPQPIIMKNGSKIMSLIDGSKKMSKSDPNEGSRINLLDPPEIITKKIKRAKSDSSIGIEFNNPERPESKNLLMIYSILSGKEISQCENEFSETGWGTFKKLITEQLIESLEPIQKKYKLLINDPYQLNKILNEGKEKAEDLANQTLKRVKSKLGFFEMEK, from the coding sequence ATGGCAAATAAAAAAAGAATTCTTTCGGGAGTTCAACCAACTGGTGATTTACATATTGGGAATTGGCTTGGGGCCATAAATAATTGGGTTACGCTTCAAGAGCAATATGAAACATTTCTATGTGTAGTTGATTTGCACGCAATAACAGCCTTATATAATCCCAAAGAATTATCTAAAAACACTATCTCTACAGCGGCTTTGTACGTCGCTTGCGGGATAGATCCAAATATATGTTCAATTTTTGTCCAAAGTCAGATTTCAGCGCATTCAGAACTTTGTTGGATATTAAATTGCATGACCCCAATAAATTGGATGGAAAGAATGATTCAATTTAAAGAAAAATCCATACAACAAGGTAATAATGTATCTATTGGATTATTTGACTATCCAATACTTATGGCTGCAGACATCCTTCTTTATGATGCTGACTTCGTACCAGTAGGTGAGGATCAAAAACAACATCTTGAACTTGCGAGAGATATTGCACAACAGAGAATTAATGCCAGATTTAGTAAGGATAAAAATATTTTAAAGATCCCTCAACCAATCATCATGAAGAATGGTTCAAAAATAATGAGTTTAATTGATGGTTCAAAAAAGATGAGCAAAAGTGATCCTAATGAGGGTAGTCGCATTAACTTATTAGATCCTCCTGAAATAATCACAAAAAAAATTAAAAGAGCAAAGAGTGACAGTTCTATTGGAATTGAATTTAACAATCCCGAGAGACCAGAATCTAAAAATCTTTTGATGATTTATTCAATATTATCTGGCAAAGAAATTTCTCAATGTGAAAATGAATTCTCGGAGACTGGATGGGGGACATTTAAAAAATTAATTACCGAACAACTTATTGAATCACTAGAACCTATTCAGAAAAAATATAAATTATTAATTAATGATCCCTATCAACTAAATAAAATCCTTAATGAAGGGAAGGAAAAAGCTGAAGATTTAGCGAATCAGACTTTAAAAAGAGTTAAATCAAAATTGGGATTTTTTGAAATGGAGAAATAA
- a CDS encoding M3 family metallopeptidase, which translates to MDTSIFKYGELPEFKKFTSENINNQFPVVLEKIRKDFNTIENNLSSFLTQNDLNWDKVINPLIEVNEVLRWSWGVIGHLNSVNDSESLRKIYSKFLPEIISLGDMFGQSKIIYDSLVKLKNTNKFDNVRNRILDKEILEMEHRGISLKKNDQKEFNIISKKLGKLTTDFSNNVNDSTKSWSLILKDKSQVDGLPERVLESMAESAHKFLNKDGQFDSKNGPWKLALDSPTYIAFMTYATNRNLREKLYKASVGRASKGEKDNSQIIEEILSLRTKQANILGYESWAEKSLSTKMAKEIKNVEKLLEELRIPALKKAKLELDILEKFAKSNGLPESEQIEPWDVSYWSELLRKEKFNLDQESLRPWFPLNDVLKGLFKLSEKLFEIKVVEATNQAPKWNDDVLFFNILDKEEKKIASFYLDPYSRPESKKPGAWMNECLNKNNVGKHTLPVAYLVCNQTPPSKNKPSLMSFEEVQTLFHEFGHGLQHMLTTVNLPQAAGINNVEWDAVELPSQFMENWCFHKNTLLNIAKHYQTGEKLSNENFEKLLKNRTFNCGMATLRQLHFAITDLRLHSNIDKNKGKTADEIRREIAKQTTVIEPIQEDQFLCCFSHIFAGGYSAGYYSYKWAEVLSADAFSMFEEADLENSEDLKLIGKKFKDTILSLGGSLPPLDIFKLFRGREPQTDSLIRHLGLSGTT; encoded by the coding sequence ATGGATACCTCAATTTTTAAATATGGAGAATTACCAGAATTTAAAAAATTTACTTCAGAAAATATCAATAATCAATTTCCAGTTGTATTAGAAAAAATTCGTAAAGATTTCAATACCATAGAGAATAATTTATCTAGTTTTTTAACTCAAAATGATTTAAATTGGGATAAAGTTATAAATCCATTAATAGAAGTAAATGAAGTTCTTAGATGGAGTTGGGGAGTTATAGGTCATCTAAATTCAGTAAATGATTCTGAAAGTCTTAGAAAAATTTATTCAAAATTTTTACCTGAGATAATAAGTTTGGGAGATATGTTTGGACAAAGTAAAATAATTTATGATTCCCTAGTAAAACTAAAAAACACAAACAAATTTGATAATGTCAGAAACAGAATTTTAGATAAAGAAATTCTTGAAATGGAACACCGAGGAATTTCTTTAAAAAAGAATGATCAGAAAGAATTTAATATTATTTCAAAAAAGCTAGGAAAATTAACAACTGATTTCAGCAATAATGTTAATGATTCAACGAAATCTTGGTCTTTAATTTTAAAAGATAAATCTCAAGTAGATGGTCTTCCAGAAAGGGTGCTTGAGTCAATGGCGGAATCCGCTCATAAGTTCCTCAACAAAGATGGGCAATTTGATTCTAAAAACGGTCCTTGGAAATTGGCTTTAGATTCTCCAACTTACATAGCTTTTATGACATACGCCACTAACCGTAATCTTAGAGAAAAACTTTACAAGGCCTCCGTTGGAAGAGCTTCTAAAGGAGAAAAAGATAACTCTCAAATCATTGAAGAGATTTTGTCTCTTAGGACTAAACAAGCTAATATCCTTGGCTATGAAAGTTGGGCAGAAAAGAGTCTTTCAACAAAAATGGCTAAGGAAATAAAAAATGTAGAAAAATTACTAGAGGAGTTGAGAATACCAGCTTTAAAAAAGGCCAAATTAGAACTAGATATTCTTGAAAAGTTTGCAAAATCTAATGGTTTACCAGAATCCGAGCAAATTGAGCCATGGGATGTAAGCTACTGGTCTGAACTACTAAGAAAGGAAAAGTTTAATTTGGATCAAGAGTCATTGAGGCCTTGGTTCCCATTAAATGATGTTCTGAAAGGTTTATTTAAACTGAGCGAAAAGTTATTTGAAATCAAAGTCGTCGAAGCAACTAATCAAGCTCCAAAATGGAATGATGACGTCTTGTTTTTTAATATCCTTGATAAAGAAGAAAAAAAAATAGCATCTTTTTACCTTGACCCATATTCACGGCCAGAGTCTAAAAAGCCTGGAGCATGGATGAACGAATGCCTGAATAAAAATAATGTAGGCAAGCATACCCTCCCTGTAGCTTATCTTGTTTGCAATCAAACTCCACCATCAAAAAATAAACCAAGTTTAATGAGTTTTGAGGAAGTTCAAACACTTTTCCATGAATTTGGTCACGGTCTTCAGCACATGCTTACTACTGTAAATCTTCCTCAAGCAGCTGGTATCAACAATGTTGAATGGGATGCAGTCGAACTACCAAGTCAATTTATGGAAAACTGGTGTTTCCATAAAAATACACTTTTAAATATTGCTAAACATTACCAAACAGGAGAGAAATTATCCAACGAAAACTTTGAGAAACTCCTTAAGAATAGAACTTTTAATTGTGGTATGGCCACACTTAGACAACTTCATTTTGCGATTACAGACCTAAGATTACACAGTAATATTGATAAAAATAAAGGTAAAACTGCAGATGAAATAAGAAGAGAAATTGCAAAGCAAACTACTGTTATTGAACCAATTCAAGAAGATCAATTTCTTTGTTGTTTCAGTCATATATTTGCCGGCGGATATTCTGCAGGATATTACTCATATAAATGGGCTGAGGTTCTAAGTGCTGATGCATTTTCAATGTTCGAAGAAGCTGATCTAGAAAACTCTGAAGATTTAAAGTTAATAGGAAAGAAATTCAAAGATACAATACTTAGCCTGGGTGGAAGCTTACCTCCATTAGATATATTTAAACTATTCAGGGGAAGAGAGCCGCAAACAGATTCCTTAATAAGACACTTGGGTCTATCTGGAACTACATAA